Proteins encoded within one genomic window of Cucumis sativus cultivar 9930 chromosome 3, Cucumber_9930_V3, whole genome shotgun sequence:
- the LOC101216775 gene encoding NAC domain-containing protein 35, translated as MAIAAAARSSSARMRQEEISSNKTNNNNNNCEDHDDIDHDQHEHDVVMPGFRFHPTEEELVEFYLRRKVEGKRFNVELITFLDLYRYDPWELPALAAIGEKEWFFYVPRDRKYRNGDRPNRVTTSGYWKATGADRMIRTEDFRSIGLKKTLVFYSGKAPKGIRTSWIMNEYRLPHHETERYQKAEISLCRVYKRAGVEDHPSLPRSLPSRASSSRMTSSKNNLLPGGGSVNVVQTSSSSTDKFPTSFESQFHPHQLQIGSGVEATAADASATSSCEEVTTVLGLSKQNPFPTSPLINMAATSSLQIPASASTTPNCMEEDDHQSIILHKQQQQQQQQLLPSSSSLILPTYTSFFSPSSNNSLDDLQKLIHYQQQQPPLSASPTTIINSLPSQYYQPTPPPPPQQLALNTLPVVFSDRLWDWNSIQDAANPFK; from the exons ATGGCAATTGCAGCTGCAGCAAGAAGCAGTTCAGCAAGGATGAGGCAAGAAGAAATTAGCAGCAACaaaaccaacaacaacaacaacaactgCGAAGATCACGACGATATCGATCATGATCAACATGAACACGACGTCGTTATGCCTGGCTTCCGCTTCCACCCTACTGAAGAAGAACTCGTTGAATTCTACCTTCGCCGTAAGGTCGAGGGCAAACGCTTTAATGTCGAGCTCATCACTTTTCTTGATCTTTATCGCTACGACCCTTGGGAGCTTCCTG CTTTGGCTGCCATCGGAGAGAAGGAATGGTTCTTCTATGTCCCTCGCGATCGTAAATACCGTAACGGTGACCGTCCCAATCGTGTTACTACCTCCGGCTATTGGAAGGCCACCGGTGCCGATCGCATGATTCGTACCGAGGATTTTCGTTCTATTGGCCTTAAGAAAACCCTAGTTTTTTACTCCGGCAAGGCTCCTAAGGGTATTCGTACTAGTTGGATTATGAACGAGTATCGCTTGCCCCATCATGAGACCGAACGATATCAAAAG GCGGAGATTTCGTTGTGTCGGGTATACAAAAGAGCCGGAGTCGAAGATCACCCTTCACTCCCTCGCTCTCTCCCGTCAAGAGCATCGTCTTCCCGAATGACAAGCTCGAAGAATAATCTTCTTCCGGGTGGTGGCTCAGTTAATGTCGTCCAAACTTCATCCTCATCCACGGATAAATTTCCGACGAGCTTCGAGTCGCAATTCCACCCTCACCAACTTCAAATTGGCTCTGGAGTTGAAGCTACCGCAGCCGACGCCTCCGCCACCAGCTCTTGTGAAGAAGTTACAACTGTTCTTGGCCTCTCCAAACAAAACCCTTTTCCCACTTCTCCATTAATCAACATGGCTGCTACTTCTTCTCTTCAAATTCCAGCTTCAGCTTCTACTACTCCCAATTGCatggaagaagatgatcaCCAATCCATTATTCTTcataaacaacaacaacaacaacagcaacaattattaccttcttcttcttcacttatTTTGCCAACTTACAcctctttcttctctccttCTTCCAATAATTCCCTTGATGACCTACAGAAACTCATTCActatcaacaacaacaaccacCGCTATCTGCTTCGCCCACCACCATCATAAACTCTTTACCTTCGCAATATTACCAACCGACACCACCACCTCCTCCGCAACAACTCGCCCTCAACACGCTACCAGTTGTATTCTCCGACAGACTTTGGGACTGGAATTCGATCCAAGACGCAGCCAATCCCTTCAAGTAA